A stretch of Prunus dulcis chromosome 6, ALMONDv2, whole genome shotgun sequence DNA encodes these proteins:
- the LOC117630301 gene encoding beta-glucosidase BoGH3B-like, whose product MVRPSSSVLLVGLLWLCFWGAMAQAGAEYMAYKDPKQPLNRRIKDLMGRMTLEEKIGQMTQLDRANVTAEIMRDFSLGSVLSDGGSVPREQASPQDWINMFNEFQKGALSSRLGIPMIYGIDAVHGHNNVYKATIFPHNVGLGATRDPELVKKIGAATALEVRATGINYAFAPCIAVCRDPRWGRCYESYSEDPAVVIQMTDVILGLQGELPAGSRKGVPYVGGKDKVAACAKHFVGDGGTTRGINENNTVIDRHGLLSIHMPAYYHSIIKGVSTIMVSYSSLNGEKMHANHELVTKFLKDTLKFRGFVISDWQGIDKINYPLHSNYPEAVLAGVQAGIDMVMVPFNHTEFIGIVTDHVNNKRIPMSRIDDAVRRILRVKFVMGLFENPLADESFVDKLGSQAHRDLAREAVRKSLVLLKNGENADTPVLPLPKKTKRILVAGTHANNLGYQCGGWSLTWQGVSGNNYTAGTTILSAITAAVDPSTEIVFSENPDADFLKSNKFSYAIVVVGEQPYAETKGDSLNLTIAEPGPQTVTNVCGAVKCVVVVVSGRPVVIEPYVSSMDALVAAWLPGTEGQGVSDVLFGDYGFSGKLPRTWFKTVDQLPMNVGDAHYDPLFPFDFGLATDPVEQ is encoded by the exons ATGGTAAGACCAAGTTCATCAGTCCTCTTAGTAGGACTTCTATGGTTATGCTTCTGGGGAGCCATGGCACAAGCAGGAGCAGAATACATGGCATACAAGGACCCTAAGCAGCCGCTAAATAGGCGAATTAAGGACTTGATGGGTCGAATGACGCTCGAAGAAAAGATCGGACAGATGACGCAGCTGGACCGTGCCAATGTCACAGCTGAGATCATGAGGGACTTCTCATTAGGCAGTGTTTTGAGTGACGGAGGGAGTGTGCCGCGTGAGCAGGCTAGTCCACAGGATTGGATCAACATGTTCAATGAGTTTCAAAAGGGTGCACTTTCAAGCCGGCTTGGGATCCCTATGATTTATGGCATTGATGCTGTTCATGGGCACAACAACGTTTATAAGGCCACTATTTTCCCACATAATGTTGGACTTGGAGCCACCAG GGATCCGGAACTTGTGAAGAAGATTGGTGCTGCAACTGCACTTGAAGTTAGAGCTACTGGCATTAATTATGCGTTTGCACCATGCATTGCG GTCTGCAGAGATCCGAGATGGGGTAGGTGCTACGAGAGCTACAGCGAAGATCCTGCAGTCGTAATACAAATGACCGATGTCATACTTGGATTGCAAGGGGAACTTCCAGCTGGTTCCCGGAAGGGCGTTCCTTATGTGGGTGGAAA GGATAAGGTAGCAGCCTGTGCAAAGCACTTTGTTGGAGATGGTGGCACAACCAGGGGTATAAATGAGAACAACACTGTGATTGATAGGCATGGATTGTTGAGCATTCACATGCCTGCTTACTACCATTCTATCATCAAGGGTGTGTCCACTATCATGGTCTCTTACTCAAGTTTGAACGGAGAGAAGATGCATGCCAACCATGAGCTTGTCACCAAATTTCTCAAGGACACCCTTAAGTTCAGG GGCTTTGTCATCTCCGACTGGCAGGGTATCGACAAAATTAACTATCCGCTCCATTCGAATTACCCAGAAGCGGTTCTTGCTGGTGTTCAAGCTGGCATTGACATG GTCATGGTTCCCTTCAATCATACCGAGTTCATTGGCATTGTAACCGACCATGTCAACAACAAACGTATCCCCATGAGCCGTATCGACGACGCAGTTAGGAGAATTCTGAGAGTCAAGTTCGTGATGGGTCTGTTTGAGAACCCTTTGGCAGATGAGAGCTTTGTTGACAAGCTTGGAAGCCAG GCTCATAGAGATTTGGCAAGAGAAGCAGTGAGGAAGTCACTTGTCCTGTTGAAGAATGGAGAAAATGCAGATACACCAGTCCTACCACTCCCTAAGAAGACAAAAAGGATACTAGTCGCTGGAACCCATGCCAACAACTTGGGCTATCAATGTGGTGGTTGGAGTCTCACTTGGCAAGGAGTTAGTGGCAACAACTACACAGCTG GAACCACCATCCTCAGTGCCATCACAGCTGCAGTTGATCCCAGCACAGAAATTGTATTCAGTGAAAACCCTGATGCCGACTTTCTCAAGTCCAACAAGTTCTCCTACGCCATTGTTGTGGTTGGAGAGCAACCCTACGCCGAGACCAAGGGGGATAGTTTGAACTTGACAATTGCAGAGCCAGGTCCACAGACCGTCACCAATGTCTGCGGTGCGGTGAAGTGCGTTGTTGTCGTCGTCTCTGGCCGACCCGTTGTCATTGAGCCTTACGTTTCGTCGATGGATGCTCTTGTAGCTGCATGGCTACCTGGAACGGAAGGACAAGGAGTTAGCGATGTTTTGTTTGGTGATTATGGATTCAGTGGGAAGCTGCCTAGAACTTGGTTCAAGACAGTGGACCAGCTCCCTATGAATGTTGGAGATGCTCATTATGATCCTCTATTTCCCTTTGATTTTGGACTTGCAACTGATCCTGTTGAGCAGTAG